One region of Pagrus major chromosome 7, Pma_NU_1.0 genomic DNA includes:
- the LOC140999816 gene encoding 5-aminolevulinate synthase, non-specific, mitochondrial-like, protein MDAVIRRCPFLTVVPSVCLQLAGKSSLASYAQRCPVMMDLACRAPARALSSSASASKGRTPNDDQKHVVRLPPGHVTPPSGQAVGTKCPFLAAEMVQKNNRVVREASMELQEDVQEMHSVRTGKADVADLIEADEANRRTPKSLFKPASSKVSHLLKDHLSDAVTFQYDSFFEKKIESKKTDHTYRVFKTVNRRACTFPMADDYSASFHAKRDVSVWCSNDYLGMSRHPKVTQAIVDTLRKHGAGAGGTRNISGTSKFHVELEYELADLHGKDAALLFTSCFVANDSTLFTLAKMLPGCEIYSDAGNHASMIQGIRNSGVKKFIFRHNDVSHLQELLEKSDPSTPKIVAFETVHSMDGAVCPLEEMCDIAHKFGAITFVDEVHAVGLYGPRGGGIGDRDRVMHKMDIISGTLGKAFGCVGGYIASTSALVDTVRSYAAGFIFTTSLPPMLLAGAKESIKVLKSEEGRVLRRKHQRSVKLLRQMLMDSGLPVVHCPSHIIPVRVADAEKNSEICDIMMSRYNIYVQAINYPTVAKGEELLRIAPTPHHTPQMMFYFVDRLVKTWKEAGLELKQHSSAECDFCQQPLHFELMSEREKSYFTGLSHISAVA, encoded by the exons ATGGACGCAGTGATTCGTCGGTGCCCTTTCCTGACTGTCGTGCCCAGTGTCTGCCTGCAGCTGGCTGGGAAGTCATCGCTCGCGAGCTATGCCCAAAGGTGCCCTGTGATGATGGACCTGGCCTGCAGAGCTCCGGCCAGAGCTCTGTCCTCATCAGCTTCTGCGTCCAAAGGCAGGACCCCAAATGACG ATCAGAAGCATGTAGTCAGGTTGCCCCCAGGCCACGTCACACCACCTTCTGGCCAGGCTGTAGGCACCAAATGCCCTTTCCTGGCTGCGGAGATggtgcagaaaaacaacagggtAGTAAGAGAGGCCAGCATGGAGCTGCAAGAGGACGTCCAGGAGATGCACTCTGTCCGCACAG GCAAAGCAGACGTCGCGGATCTTATCGAGGCAGACGAGGCCAACAGAAGAACACCAAAAAGCCTTTTTAAACCTGCGTCTTCCAAAGTGTCTCACCTGCTGAAGGATCACCTTTCTGATG CTGTCACCTTCCAGTATGACAGTTTTTTTGAAAAGAAGATTGAAAGCAAGAAGACTGATCACACATACAGGGTTTTTAAGACGGTGAACCGACGTGCCTGTACATTCCCCATGGCAGACGACTACTCAGCGTCCTTTCACGCAAAAAGAGACGTGTCTGTGTGGTGCAGCAACGACTACCTCGGCATGAGCCGCCACCCTAAAGTCACCCAGGCTATCGT ggATACTTTACGAAAACACGGTGCTGGTGCAGGAGGAACACGAAACATTTCAGGGACGAGCAAATTCCACGTTGAACTTGAATATGAGCTGGCTGACCTGCACGGCAAGGATGCTGCACTGCTGTTCACCTCCTGCTTCGTAGCCAACGACTCTACATTGTTTACTCTGGCAAAAATGCTCCCAG GATGTGAAATCTACTCTGACGCTGGTAACCACGCCTCAATGATCCAGGGTATCAGAAACAGTGGCGTCAAGAAGTTTATCTTCCGTCACAATGACGTCAGCCACCTTCAAGAGCTGCTAGAGAAGTCAGACCCTTCCACTCCAAAGATTGTTGCCTTCGAAACAGTGCATTCAATGGATG GGGCTGTGTGCCCATTGGAAGAGATGTGTGATATTGCCCACAAGTTTGGTGCCATTACCTTTGTGGATGAAGTTCACGCCGTGGGCTTGTATGGGCCCAGAGGAGGAGGCattggagacagagacagagtcatgCACAAGATGGACATCATCTCTGGTACCCTTG GCAAGGCATTTGGCTGCGTGGGCGGCTACATCGCCAGCACCAGCGCCCTGGTGGACACAGTGCGCTCCTACGCTGCAGGCTTCATCTTCACCACTTCGCTGCCCCCCATGCTGCTGGCAGGGGCAAAGGAGTCCATCAAGGTCCTGAAAAGTGAGGAAGGCCGGGTGCTCCGGAGGAAACATCAGAGGAGCGTCAAGCTGCTCCGACAGATGCTGATGGACTCGGGCCTGCCTGTGGTCCACTGCCCAAGCCACATTATCCCTGTGCGG GTGGCAGATGCAGAGAAGAACAGTGAGATCTGTGACATCATGATGTCTCGTTACAACATCTACGTCCAGGCAATCAACTACCCCACGGTGGCTAAAGGAGAGGAGTTGCTGCGTATCGCCCCCACACCGCACCACACCCCCCAGATGATGTTCTACTTTGTTG ACCGGCTGGTGAAGACGTGGAAGGAGGCGGGTTTGGAGCTGAAGCAGCACTCCTCAGCAGAGTGTGACTTCTGCCAGCAGCCTCTTCACTTCGAGCTGATGAGTGAGAGGGAGAAGTCCTACTTCACAGGCCTCAGCCACATATCAGCAGTAGCCTGA
- the spo11 gene encoding meiotic recombination protein SPO11, with protein MMGCRRADLFSEIDKLRAQLLHNVEVMADRQRVEEEISQQDVLTRIENIILGIVTSLSKDEAPVLALPNRSSWANVSFDIAIGLQMSSGSCVTTIRSDCASSVAKFAQILKILLVIYRLVQSNSYATKRDIYYNNTQLFGSQKTVDSIVDDISCMLKVPRRSLHVSATSKGFISGDLCYMEEDGTRIDCHSSSAAVAVSSNIGGIRNIVSCAKFVMIVEKDATFQRLLDDDFCTKLSPCIIITGKGVPDVNSRLMVRKLWDTLHIPIFALVDADPHGIEIMCIYKYGSVAMSFEAHSLTVPSVMWLGLLPSDLQRLRVPEDALIPLTRRDENKLTSLLKRPYLTSQPDWQKEMELMQQTKVKAEIQSLAAIAPDYLTSIYLPNKLRYGGWV; from the exons ATGATGGGGTGTCGTAGAGCGGACCTGTTCTCCGAAATTGACAAGCTCCGTGCTCAACTACTGCACAATGTCGAGGTCATGGCAGACCGCCAGCGTGTCGAAGAAGAAATCAGCCA GCAGGATGTTTTGACCCGCATTGAAAACATAATCCTAGGAATAGTGACCAGTCTGTCCAAAGATGAGGCCCCTGTCCTGGCACTGCCCAACAGATCCAGCTGGGCCAACGTCAG TTTTGACATCGCCATCGGGCTTCAAATGAGTTCAGGAAGTTGTGTCACCACCATTAGGAGCGACTGTGCTTCGTCCGTCGCTAAATTTG CGCAAATTCTCAAGATTCTTTTGGTCATCTACAGACTCGTCCAGAGCAACTCATATGCTACGAAAAG AGACATCTATTACAACAATACACAGCTGTTTGGTTCTCAAAAAACTGTTGATAGTATAGTGGATGATATCTCCTGCATGCTAAAGGTTCCCCGCAGATCACTGCATGTG TCGGCCACTTCCAAAGGATTCATTTCAGGTGATCTGTGTTACATGGAGGAGGATGGCACAAGGATTGACTGCCACTCAAGCTCTGCA gCTGTTGCAGTTTCATCAAACATTGGTGGGATTAGAA ATATTGTATCATGTGCAAAATTTGTCATGATTGTTGAGAAGGATGCAACGTTTCAGAGACTTCTGGATGATGACTTCTGCACAAAGCTCTCTCCTTGCATCATAATCACG GGTAAAGGCGTGCCAGATGTGAACAGCAGGCTGATGGTGAGAAAGCTTTGGGACACGCTGCACATCCCCATCTTCGCGCTGGTAGATGCTGACCCTCACG GGATTGAGATCATGTGTATCTACAAGTACGGATCAGTG GCCATGTCGTTTGAGGCCCACAGTCTGACCGTCCCCAGCGTTATGTGGCTGGGCCTCCTCCCCTCTGACCTCCAGAG gctgCGGGTTCCAGAGGATGCCCTGATCCCTCTCACCAGgagagatgaaaacaaactcACCAGCCTCCTCAAAAGGCCGTACTTAACCAGCCAACCAGACTGGCAGAAAGAg ATGGAACTGATGCAGCAGACTAAGGTCAAGGCCGAAATACAGTCCCTGGCAGCCATTGCTCCTGATTATCTCACCAGCATCTACCTGCCCAATAAGCTGCGTTACGGGGGCTGGGTATGA